A single window of Coregonus clupeaformis isolate EN_2021a unplaced genomic scaffold, ASM2061545v1 scaf0935, whole genome shotgun sequence DNA harbors:
- the LOC123486001 gene encoding protein TsetseEP-like, with protein MVKNGNTSTTRRTGQLNQVHLPTQDRPATLLSTSPPLQPIPTQTIPSSNPDHPQLQPRPSPAPTQTIPSSNPDHPQLQPRPSPTQTIPNPDHPQPQPRPSPALTQTIPSPNPDHPQPQPRPSPAPTQTIPSPNPDHPQLQPRPSPAPTQTIPSSNPDHPQPRPSPTQTIPSPNPDHPQPRPSPAPTQTIPSPNPDHPQPQPRPSPAPTQTIPSSNPDHPQLQPRPSPAPTQTIPNPDQPQPRPSPAPTQTIPSPNPDQAPSFTLMLLC; from the coding sequence atggttaaaAATGGGAACACTTCGACTACCCGGCGCACAGGgcagctgaatcaagtgcacctaccgacTCAAGACCGCCCAGCCACTCTCTTGTCTACGTCCCCTCCACTCCAGCCCATCCCAACCCAGACCATCCCCAGCTCCAACCCAGACCATCCCCAGCTCCAACCCAGACCATCCCCAGCTCCAACCCAGACCATCCCCAGCTCCAACCCAGACCATCCCCAGCTCCAACCCAGACCATCCCCAACCCAGACCATCCCCAACCCAGACCATCCCCAGCCCCAACCCAGAccatccccagccctaacccagacCATCCCCAGCCCCAACCCAGACCATCCCCAGCCCCAACCCAGACCATCCCCAGCCCCAACCCAGACCATCCCCAGCCCCAACCCAGACCATCCCCAGCTCCAACCCAGACCATCCCCAGCTCCAACCCAGACCATCCCCAGCTCCAACCCAGACCATCCCCAACCCAGACCATCCCCAACCCAGACCATCCCCAGCCCCAACCCAGACCATCCCCAACCCAGACCATCCCCAGCCCCAACCCAGACCATCCCCAGCCCCAACCCAGACCATCCCCAGCCCCAACCCAGACCATCCCCAGCCCCAACCCAGACCATCCCCAGCTCCAACCCAGACCATCCCCAGCTCCAACCCAGACCATCCCCAGCTCCAACCCAGACCATCCCCAACCCAGACCAGCCCCAACCCAGACCATCCCCAGCCCCAACCCAGACCATCCCCAGCCCCAACCCAGACCAGGCCCCCTCTTTTACGCTtatgctactctgttaa